Genomic segment of Drosophila takahashii strain IR98-3 E-12201 chromosome X, DtakHiC1v2, whole genome shotgun sequence:
agcaccaccaccaccaccaccacgacGACCACGACGACCAGGAGACCCACTACACCTATGCCTACGCCAccgccgacgacgacgacgtcaCCGAAACGGCGGTGGTCACCCTCAGCGACCGGGAGCACGAGGCTCTGGCCAACGCCCAGGAGGTGATCATCGACGAGAACGGCCATGCGGTGACCCTGCAGCAGCTGGTCGAGAACAGCACCGTCGAGGAGGTGGAGACCATCGAGCAGGGCGACGGCACGCACACCATTCTGCACATAGTGCCCAATCTGCATCACGCTGGcggagaggaggaggaggagctggacgaggaggaggacgggGAGGGGGACCATGAGCTGGAGGAGGGCGAGGAGCTGGAGCATGACGACGAGATCGTCACcgtggagcaggaggaggaggaggacgaggacgacgaaGTGGGCTCCATCGTTTTCGAGGGCACCATCGACCAGGCCGAGCAGGATCCGCACTCGCGGAACAAGACCTTCTACTGCCCCAACTGCGGCAATTGCTACAGTGCCGCCGGCTCGCTGAAGCTCCACATGCGCGCCTGCCTGCGCCAGCGAAACGAGGTCTCCGCCGAGGACCGCAAGTGCAAGGTGTGCAGCAAGGTCTTCAATTCGGTTGCGTACCTCAAGGAGCACATGATGCGGCACACGGGCGAGCAGCCCTTCCGCTGCACGCGCTGCTATCGCAAGTTCGTCGACGAGACCAAGTACTCGGCTCACATGGAGTCGCACAAGCATCAGGATAAGCTGGAGGCCGAGGCGGTTGCCTTGGCTGCCGCTCATGGCGGCAAGAAGGTGGTGGTCAAGGAGTTCCAGTGCGCCTTCTGCTCGCAGAACTTCACGGTGGTCTTCGATGTGGGCCAGGTGAAGCGGCGCTATGCCTGCGACGCCTGCCGCGACAAGTACTCCAATGCGGAGGCACTGCGCCAGCACAAGCAGCAGGTGGAGGAGAAGCGCGAGTTCAGCTGCGAGCGCTGCGGCCGCAAGTTCGTCTTCGAGGGCTTCCTGCAGCGCCACCTGCCCACCTGCGATGGGAGCATCAAGCGGCGCAGGGACATGAAgtaggaggagcagcaggatcaCCAGATGGACACCACACACACTTGCTTTTTTCGGGGCCTCAACGAGCGAGCCTTTGTTTCACACCACCCACAATCCACACATgttataatttgattttttcggCCACCTTTGCGGCTTTAAAAGAAGGTTTGATTGAGATGAACACACGGCTGGCGATTATGGCCAATGTATAGATATATATTACTTACTTTTAATTACGACTACTTAATGATAGAGCCCCCAAACCACCCGCTATTGTGTAATAACCGAAAAAACAAATGCTGGCACACAAAAACGCGCGTCAAATCGATGTTGAATTCAATAAAACACTAAATCATGAACCCTTTTCTATTCTACAATTTGTTAATGTTATATAtagtcatttatatatatatatttttacccctATGCTAAGCttcaatttttcaattaaatatttttttctaataagtttccatttttattgtgTAGCTTGGATTTTTCCGcttataatttcaattaaatgatttttatccATAAACCAAACCAGTGGGATTCCCCACTATAATATTTGGCCATTTTTGAGCACTATTTTGCAGCTGGACGGCAACGCCCCCGTCGAAATCTCTGGTAACCTCGCTGCTCCAATccaaaaaggacaaaaacaTGGAAACACGGCGAAAAATACAGCCAATCTGACATTATAATTGGGCAATATTTTAGCACTCAGGCGGCGCATATAGACTAACAAAAAAAGGAGGCGGCTTAGGCATTAACTAGATTTACGACCAGAGCTTCAGATGGGCACGCTTGGCGTACGACTTCCAGTCGGAGTGGGCGTAGAACTCCTTGAAGATCGGCGTCACCAGGGTGTCCTCGGGCAGAGTCTTGAAGACGGGCTCGCCGTACCAGGTGCCCACCTCCCAGCCGGGCACGTTCTTCATCAGCTCGGCCTCCTCGTCCCTATTTCGGCGCAGCTGGCGCAGGAACTCGCGATCCCTCTCAGCGACCAAAATCGGGAAGATCACATTCTGGGCGGAACGCATCTCGATCTCGTCGCGCTTCACCTTCTTGGCGGTCAGATAGTAGATTCCCAGGCCGACGGCCGTTACGGCCACATAGCTGCCGATCATGGTGAAGCCTTGGCATATCGAAatggcatatatatatatcctgaTTATACAGATATTGCACCATATAACTCACCTGTGAAGTAGCTCTTGGGCGGCACGCGGGCGAAGGGGATCTTCTTGTAGCCGCCCGGCGGGGGCAGGTCCTGTTTCGGGGGGCAATGCGGCACGGCCGTCGCCATGTTGACTCCTCCTGCGGATGGTCAGAGATATAGGTCGGCTGCGGGCCTGGCCAAATCAGCACTTACGCTCGATTAAGGGGAAAAAACCAGTCGAAAAGTTACAAAAAATGACGTATTTTGCATAACACCTAGTGATGTGAGTGGGTCGATATTACGCACTTTTCGTTGTTATCGATTGGCTTATATCGAGGGTTGACCACCGCTGACTGTGGTGGCTGTACTGGCTAAGTGGTAAggaatatttgaaataaaatctatttttcaaGCTGTAGatttcaaaacatttatttatattagttttatttttggagttctttgaatttattttattaaaataatacatttttagtcCTGAATTTAATCATCGAATTTTCAacgattattaatatttcaatcGATTCTATATCTCACTTTCCTGTCAAAGTATTTCAATTTCTAACATCACTAGGCTTGATATTCCTTTAAAAGAGGAAAgcaaagtcggaaaattgaAAGTTTCTTCACTTTTTATACAATCATGTTCGTGCTTCGCCTTGTAAGTGCCTCTTCGAGGCAGTATTTTTCAATGCAACACCGTTCTTTGGCCAAAAAGTCAATTTGGGACGCCAAACCCTTTGGCTTCCAACGGTTGCGCTCCAAGCAGGAAGATGATACTACAGGCCAACTGAaggaacagcagcagccgagTCCTGAATCCTTGGGAAAAGTCTCGGAAGCGCAAGTGAGTTTTGTTTTACCGTTGTGTTTCGGGGCTCAGAAGGAAAAATTGTACAAATGGCGATAAAACTAGGTTGACTTCTTGAGTCTTTAGCCTTTTTCTCataaaatattagatttaaGTTGCAAAGTttaccaggaataataataacggTAGTATTTGGCTTGAAAAAAACCGAGTTGCCAGCACTGATTGGGGGTGTGAACCAGAGTTAAAACGCGAATTTTGAATGAAAATGCAATACTTGTGCTGGCAAGAGTAAACCCTTTGAATTGGTTACCAATCTAAAGCTTTAAAATTAGTAACCAATCTTTGCAAGCGGGGTAATTCCATTTACGGCGTGGGTGTATAAAGTGCCAGTCCACCTTTAGTGTGACCTTGCATCGGGTAAGCCCAAAACACCGTTGCGTGGGAATTagcgggtgtgtgtgtgtgttttttcaaCGGCCCGTGGAAATGCGCGCTTGGCGGGCAACATTCAGTTGCCGCGCAGCTGCTAGACGAGAAACCCACGAAAAGAACACTTCACTTCCAGGAAAAAGGAGGAggcaatttttttctgtgtgtgtctgtgttttTTCTCAGTGCGAGAGAGGGATTTTCTTCTAGCCAAGGCGAAAGTGTTTTTCTTCTACTCGCAGTACCGTACGTAATCGCATTGCCATGTCGCTCTACCGCATTTCCGCACGCAAATTGACCGAGGCACAGGTGAGTTTCCCCTTTGGGTAGCATTTTTGTTCAGTGTATCTTCCTCAGATTCCCACTTCCTTTTACGCCCCTTCCCCCTCCGCCCCTTCCGTTTTGATAACTGTAAAGTGTGTCGACGCTTTTGTTGTCAACACCTTctcctgctgcttcttcttcttatccTACTCCTACTCCTTCCCGCTCTTCTTCTTCCACGCACGTCACGctggaataaaaaaagaagaatttCCAGCCATGTGCTTGCGATTAAGAAACTTTATTCGCTCCATTGTTGTTGGCAAATGATAAGTGCCCCTGCGAGTGTGTGctcgtatatatgtatgtcc
This window contains:
- the LOC108054790 gene encoding zinc finger protein 771, with amino-acid sequence MNAKRVKYAAVKEETVLIQHDPEVEEHEEQEEEEQLEEEHHHHHHHDDHDDQETHYTYAYATADDDDVTETAVVTLSDREHEALANAQEVIIDENGHAVTLQQLVENSTVEEVETIEQGDGTHTILHIVPNLHHAGGEEEEELDEEEDGEGDHELEEGEELEHDDEIVTVEQEEEEDEDDEVGSIVFEGTIDQAEQDPHSRNKTFYCPNCGNCYSAAGSLKLHMRACLRQRNEVSAEDRKCKVCSKVFNSVAYLKEHMMRHTGEQPFRCTRCYRKFVDETKYSAHMESHKHQDKLEAEAVALAAAHGGKKVVVKEFQCAFCSQNFTVVFDVGQVKRRYACDACRDKYSNAEALRQHKQQVEEKREFSCERCGRKFVFEGFLQRHLPTCDGSIKRRRDMK
- the ND-B16.6 gene encoding NADH dehydrogenase [ubiquinone] 1 alpha subcomplex subunit 13, with product MATAVPHCPPKQDLPPPGGYKKIPFARVPPKSYFTGFTMIGSYVAVTAVGLGIYYLTAKKVKRDEIEMRSAQNVIFPILVAERDREFLRQLRRNRDEEAELMKNVPGWEVGTWYGEPVFKTLPEDTLVTPIFKEFYAHSDWKSYAKRAHLKLWS